A DNA window from Tachysurus fulvidraco isolate hzauxx_2018 chromosome 4, HZAU_PFXX_2.0, whole genome shotgun sequence contains the following coding sequences:
- the pdcd2 gene encoding programmed cell death protein 2: MLKTKPDAQMSENRTDSQRETGVVLGFLEEAEAWQLKSAQFPSKVGGRPAWLLQVNLPTAADLACEKCQLPTAFLLQVYAPIVGQERSFHRTLYVFCCKTSACHTANDPRCFKVFRSQLPRKNDFYPYDPPPDEKPAACAEDEHILGSGVKLCRLCGCAGHKACSRCHTVTYCCKEHQTIDWKQRHKKECSSENSSASDAVNLFLFPEWELVTEPEELPVKDDKPPDSNLSEQLNIVSSDLEESDLESMAHHESKDSEMFQNFKERIGAEPHQVLRYCREGSPLWVSSEHVPKKEDIPKCSCGTNRNFEFQIMPQLLNHLKVDSLDTSIDWGTLAIYTCAASCDQGKNYSSEFIWKQDFSKDQAV, encoded by the exons ATGCTGAAGACAAAACCTGATGCACAGATGTCTGAAAACCGCACTGATTCACAAAGAGAAACCGGGGTTGTTCTGGGTTTTTTGGAAGAGGCAGAAGCATGGCAGCTGAAAAGCGCCCAGTTCCCCAGTAAAGTCGGCGGACGGCCCGCCTGGTTGCTCCAGGTGAATTTACCAACCGCCGCCGACCTCGCCTGTGAGAAATGTCAGCTTCCGACAGCATTTCTTTTACAGGTTTATGCCCCTATTGTCGGACAAGAGAGGAGTTTTCACAGGACGCTGTACGTATTCTGCTGCAAGACATCTGCGTGCCACACTGCAAATGACCCCCGGTGTTTTAAAG TGTTTAGAAGCCAGTTACCAAGGAAAAATGACTTCTATCCATATGACCCTCCTCCTGATGAAAAGCCAGCTGCTTGTGCAGAAGATGAGCATATATTAGGTTCAGGAGTGAAACTGTGCAGGTTATGTGGCTGTGCCGGACATAAAGCATGTTCCCGCTGCCACACAGTCACATACTGCTGCAAAGAGCATCAGACTATAGACTGGAAACAACGGCATAAGAAAGAATGCAGTAGTGAAA ATTCCTCGGCTTCTGATGctgtaaatttatttttgtttcccgAGTGGGAGTTGGTAACAGAACCTGAAGAACTCCCAGTAAAGGATGACAAGCCACCTGACTCAAATTTATCTGAGCAATTGAATATTGTATCTTCAG ATTTGGAGGAGAGTGACTTAGAGTCCATGGCCCACCATGAATCAAAGGACAGTGAGATGTTTCAAAACTTTAAGGAGCGCATAGGTGCAGAGCCACATCAG gtCTTGAGATATTGCAGAGAAGGATCTCCACTTTGGGTGTCATCTGAACATGTGCCCAAAAAAGAAGACATTCCAAAATGCTCATGTGGCACCAACAGGAACTTTGAATTTCAG ATCATGCCACAGTTGCTTAACCACCTAAAGGTGGACAGCCTAGATACCAGCATAGATTGGGGGACACTGGCCATCTACACATGTGCTGCCAGCTGTGACCAAGGCAAAAACTATTCATCAGAGTTCATCTGGAAGCAAGACTTCTCAAAAGATCAGGCGGTTTAA
- the rhoua gene encoding ras homolog family member Ua isoform X1, translating into MMPPQGIGEYKPVSGSLVPPVPPRRFRSKNVAKRSRCGSAPERRVKCVLVGDGAVGKTSLIISYTTNGYPTEYVPTAFDNFSAVVAVDGKPVKLQLCDTAGQDEFDKLRPLCYTNADVFLLCFSVVTPSSFQNVREKWVPEIRRHCPRTPILLVGTQADLRQDVNILIQLAKYKDRPVEPQEACTCAEEVRAVSYMECSALTQKNLKEVFDAAILASIQNTDSQQQRLMKRTPKKMRTLSKSWWRKYCCLT; encoded by the exons A TGATGCCTCCACAGGGTATTGGGGAGTACAAACCCGTGTCAGGCTCCTTAGTGCCACCGGTACCACCGCGCAGATTCAGGAGTAAAAACGTGGCCAAAAGAAGCCGTTGTGGCTCTGCGCCGGAGCGCAGGGTGAAGTGCGTGCTGGTTGGGGACGGAGCGGTTGGTAAAACAAGTCTTATCATCAGTTACACCACCAACGGCTATCCCACGGAGTATGTTCCAAcagcttttgataacttttcaG CGGTGGTTGCAGTTGATGGTAAGCCTGTGAAACTCCAGCTGTGTGACACCGCGGGCCAG GATGAGTTTGATAAGCTGCGACCTCTGTGCTACACCAATGCTGATGTTTTCCTGTTGTGCTTCAGTGTCGTTACACCATCCTCGTTCCAGAATGTCAGGGAGAAGTGGGTGCCTGAGATCCGACGGCACTGTCCACGTACCCCCATCCTGCTAGTGGGCACCCAGGCCGACCTCCGGCAGGACGTTAACATACTTATCCAGCTGGCCAAGTACAAAGACCGTCCAGTGGAGCCACAAGAGGCATGCACATGTGCTGAGGAGGTGCGTGCCGTGTCATATATGGAGTGCTCAGCACTTACCCAGAAGAACCTGAAGGAGGTGTTTGATGCAGCCATACTAGCCAGCATTCAGAACACAGACAGCCAGCAGCAGAGGCTGATGAAACGCACACCCAAAAAGATGAGGACACTCTCTAAGTCCTGGTGGAGGAAATACTGTTGTCTGACGTAG
- the rhoua gene encoding ras homolog family member Ua isoform X2 has product MPPQGIGEYKPVSGSLVPPVPPRRFRSKNVAKRSRCGSAPERRVKCVLVGDGAVGKTSLIISYTTNGYPTEYVPTAFDNFSAVVAVDGKPVKLQLCDTAGQDEFDKLRPLCYTNADVFLLCFSVVTPSSFQNVREKWVPEIRRHCPRTPILLVGTQADLRQDVNILIQLAKYKDRPVEPQEACTCAEEVRAVSYMECSALTQKNLKEVFDAAILASIQNTDSQQQRLMKRTPKKMRTLSKSWWRKYCCLT; this is encoded by the exons ATGCCTCCACAGGGTATTGGGGAGTACAAACCCGTGTCAGGCTCCTTAGTGCCACCGGTACCACCGCGCAGATTCAGGAGTAAAAACGTGGCCAAAAGAAGCCGTTGTGGCTCTGCGCCGGAGCGCAGGGTGAAGTGCGTGCTGGTTGGGGACGGAGCGGTTGGTAAAACAAGTCTTATCATCAGTTACACCACCAACGGCTATCCCACGGAGTATGTTCCAAcagcttttgataacttttcaG CGGTGGTTGCAGTTGATGGTAAGCCTGTGAAACTCCAGCTGTGTGACACCGCGGGCCAG GATGAGTTTGATAAGCTGCGACCTCTGTGCTACACCAATGCTGATGTTTTCCTGTTGTGCTTCAGTGTCGTTACACCATCCTCGTTCCAGAATGTCAGGGAGAAGTGGGTGCCTGAGATCCGACGGCACTGTCCACGTACCCCCATCCTGCTAGTGGGCACCCAGGCCGACCTCCGGCAGGACGTTAACATACTTATCCAGCTGGCCAAGTACAAAGACCGTCCAGTGGAGCCACAAGAGGCATGCACATGTGCTGAGGAGGTGCGTGCCGTGTCATATATGGAGTGCTCAGCACTTACCCAGAAGAACCTGAAGGAGGTGTTTGATGCAGCCATACTAGCCAGCATTCAGAACACAGACAGCCAGCAGCAGAGGCTGATGAAACGCACACCCAAAAAGATGAGGACACTCTCTAAGTCCTGGTGGAGGAAATACTGTTGTCTGACGTAG